In Gammaproteobacteria bacterium, the sequence ATCGCCGATCGGCTTGCCGAACTGGGTGATGATAATCTGCTCGACTTCGTTGACCGTGTAGATCGAATTGATTAGTACGAACGCCGAGCCGCCCAGTAATACCAGTAAAACTATCAGTTTGTTCATGGCCGATTCCCGTTTGCGCTGCCGAGATTCAACAGCGGCAGAATATTGCCGGTCTGGCCATCGACGATAATTTTCGAGCCTATGCCCGGCAAGACGGCCTGCAGGGTCTCGACGTAAATACGCCGGCGCGTGACTTGCGGAGCCTTCTCATACTCGGTCAGCAAGGCGCTGAATCGGGCAACATCGCCCTCGGCCTCGTTGATTCGCTTGAGCCGGTAGCCGTCAGCCTCGCGGATTCGCTGATCTTTCTCGCCCTCGGCCAGCGGGATCACCTTGTTGTACTCGCGGCGCGCCTCGTTGATCAGTTTTTCTTTTTCCTGTTGCGCCTGGTTTACCTCGTTGAACGACTCCTGCACCGGTTTGGGTGGATTGATATTCTTCAACTGCACCTGGTCGATGCTGATTCCCATCGCGTACTTGGTCGACAGCGCCTGCATCTTGGTCAGGGCCTCCGCTTCGATTTCCTGGCGCCCGATGGTGATCACTTCGTCGACGGTGCGATCGCCGACGACTTCCCGCATGACCGATTCGGACACGTATCGCAGGGTCAGGCCCGGCTGTCGTACCTCGAACAAAAATTTGACCGGGTCCGAGATGCGGTACTGAACGACCCATTCCACCAGCGCGGCGTTGAGATCGCCGGTCACCATCTCCGTTTCCCGCCTGCCATCGACGGGGCTCTGGTAAGGGTCCGTGG encodes:
- the hflK gene encoding FtsH protease activity modulator HflK, which gives rise to GNGNSGGPWGAGNNLPPDLEQMLARARQWLGQFMPGGGPSSVIMFAAIAALLAGAWTAYYTVPSDSVAVVQRFGKYVKNVEPGLHFKFPLGIDTAIIVPVKRQLKQEFGFTTPGATDPYQSPVDGRRETEMVTGDLNAALVEWVVQYRISDPVKFLFEVRQPGLTLRYVSESVMREVVGDRTVDEVITIGRQEIEAEALTKMQALSTKYAMGISIDQVQLKNINPPKPVQESFNEVNQAQQEKEKLINEARREYNKVIPLAEGEKDQRIREADGYRLKRINEAEGDVARFSALLTEYEKAPQVTRRRIYVETLQAVLPGIGSKIIVDGQTGNILPLLNLGSANGNRP